In the Moraxella osloensis genome, ACAAAACGTTGAATCATCGGGCAAAGACAAAGCGGAAGATAAAACCGCGGCACACAAATTAACGGTCGATAGTTCAAATGTCGCTGATTACTTGGGTGTATACCAATTCGATTATGGCTTGGCGGAGCAAGAACCTGAAGTCGGTCGCGTCACAGGTTTGGCTTGGACACAAGTCGGTGGTGAGCTGTTGACCATTGAAGCGGTTGCAGTGCAAGGTAAAGGTGAACTAAGTTTTACGGGTTCACTAGGCGATGTGATGAAAGAGTCAATTCGTGCGGCGATGACGGTGGTTCGTGCCCGTGCTGATAGCTTAGGCGTCAGCTATGATAAGCTCAAAGGCACAGATATCCACGTGCATATGCCAGAAGGTGCGACCCCCAAAGACGGTCCATCCGCTGGTATTGCGTTAACGCTTGCGTTAGCCTCTGCGATGACAGGTATTGCCATCCGCCCCGATATTGCCATGACAGGCGAAGTTACTTTGCGTGGCAAAGTGCTGCGTATCGGTGGCTTGAAAGAAAAACTGCTTGCAGCGCATCGTGGCGGTATCAAACACGTGTTGATTCCAAAATCCAATGAACGTGACTTGGTTGATATTCCTGACAATGTCAAACAAGGCTTAAGCATCCAGCCAGTAGAAACGATTGATGAAGTATTTAAAGCGGCGTTGGTATCACAGCCAGTGGCGTTAAAACCCAATCAATTGCCAGTCGATGCCAGTGACATTAGTTTAAAAAGCTAGTTTAAAAAGCTATTTTAAAGAGCTAGCTTAAAAAGCTAAGCTGACACTGAAGTAAAAGCTGAAATAAAAACTGAAATAAAAAGTAAAGAAGTAAAAAAAAGCTGAGATTGATTCTCAGCTTTTTTTATGCAGGCAAAAATTATTCAACCGATTTTTCGCGCGGCAAATCACCTTCTTGGGAGGCTGATGCCATGTCTTTATCTAACTCATAGAAGTTTTGGTTATCCGCCTTATCTTTTGATGCCAAGGCAAATTTATCACGTAGGTTATTGATTAACGCCTCTTCTTCGATTTGTTCTTTGACAAACCATTGTAAGAAATTGAACGTTGCCCAATCGCGCTCTGCCATGGCTTGGTCCACAAGTGCATAGATTTTTTTTGAATTTTCTAACTCATGTTGCCAGACGTCTTCGATACAGGTTTCGAGACTGACAGGGTTATCACGCGGTGCAGGAATCGCTTCAATTTTAGCTTCGCCACCACGCTCATTGATATAGGCTAAAAATTTGAACATATGGTTACGTTCTTCAGCCGAATGCTTGTAGAAAAAATCTGCAATACCTGGGTAATTGTTCACTTCCGCCCAGCTACCGAGCGCGATATACGCCTGCGCTTGCGTGGCTTCTTCCATCATTTGCTTGTTTAACGCTTGTTCCATTGCGTCTGAAATACGTTTATCGTTTGACATGTTATTTTCCTCTGATGATTTTTTTGTGGCTCATTTTATAAGATGGCTAATCTTGACTAGAAAACGTTATCGCCTGATTGGCTATCATGGCTGGCTACCAAGATTGGCTATATAGTTGTTAAGGATAAAAATAGAGCATTACCAAAACTATTGCCTCTCGTTGCCATGAATTAAATTGTCATGTATTACAAGTTACATTGGTAATGACGCTCACAGTATAGATAAAAAGCTGGCAACAAACAGAGTTTTTTACTCAATTTAGCTGAAAGATACACAAGCCTTTAACATAAAAATGCCGGTTAAAACGCGCAAGGTTACCCCAAATTTTTCCTCGCTATTCAATCGCTTTGTTTTGCGTTGCCAACCAACTAAACACACAATTAAGCGCCATTAAAATCGTTAAAAATCCCATCGATAGCGTCCAAGTATGACTCAAGTCTTTAAGCCACCCTGTCACAATAGGGCCGGTTATGGCGATGCTATAACCCACGGTTTGTGCCATCCCCGACAGTTCAGCGGCTTGTTGACTATCCTTTGATTTTAAGGTAAAAATCATCATACATAAGGTAAAAATCACCCCACATCCAAAGCCCGATGCAATACTCCAAACCCATACCCAACCTTGCAGGGGCAAAAACCCAAAACCAAACACGCCCACCAAGTTTCCCACTGCGGCAAGCAACGCTAACGTGCGTAAATTCCAGTTGCTTGATACCCATTTGGTCAACAGTAAAATCGAAGGAAAAGCGACCAATTGAAACACCATGCCCACGTTGCCTGCTTGCGCTTTGCTCAGCCCTTTATCAATGAGTAACGACGGTAAAAAACTGGCGAGCGTATAATAAAGTAGTGATTGCAAACCCATAAACGCACTAATCCACCACGCCATCGGGATTTTCCAGACTGATTTTCGGCTTGGTTGTTCTGCTTGGGCAACCGCTTGGTTGATGACTTGAGCATCATGGGTGCTAATTTTTTGCCGTAACCGCAAATGGGCGACTATTAGCCAAGCTGCTACCGCTGCCACGGAGACCCAGCCCCATACCCCCAATGCAAACTGCCAGTTGGACAAGCTGACAAGCCACATCGCAATGCCTGACGCAAAGCCAGCAAACACCGACAAAAACATCGAGTAGCTTCCCATCATAAGCCCAATGTGATTGGGGGTGTATTTTTTGATGACGGCAGGGATTAATACATTGCCGAGTGAAATCGCCAACGATAGCAGCACCGTGCCCGCTAGCAAAAACCCTAATTGCGGATGCGCCACCCGCACAAAAATACCGATGGCAAGCAAACTGGTTGCCAAAATCATGGTGTTTTCCAACCCAATACGCCGTGACAGCATAGGCGCAACAAACGAACTCGATGCAAATGCCATGACAGGAATCGTACCAATCAAACCAATGGTTTTGGTCGTTAACCCCAAATCCTGCTGAACCAGT is a window encoding:
- a CDS encoding ferritin gives rise to the protein MSNDKRISDAMEQALNKQMMEEATQAQAYIALGSWAEVNNYPGIADFFYKHSAEERNHMFKFLAYINERGGEAKIEAIPAPRDNPVSLETCIEDVWQHELENSKKIYALVDQAMAERDWATFNFLQWFVKEQIEEEALINNLRDKFALASKDKADNQNFYELDKDMASASQEGDLPREKSVE
- a CDS encoding MFS transporter; translated protein: MKFSASQSSQSNIHPAANTSQISVATAPSKALIVTVVLAILLLAINMRAPIIGFGAVAKLVQQDLGLTTKTIGLIGTIPVMAFASSSFVAPMLSRRIGLENTMILATSLLAIGIFVRVAHPQLGFLLAGTVLLSLAISLGNVLIPAVIKKYTPNHIGLMMGSYSMFLSVFAGFASGIAMWLVSLSNWQFALGVWGWVSVAAVAAWLIVAHLRLRQKISTHDAQVINQAVAQAEQPSRKSVWKIPMAWWISAFMGLQSLLYYTLASFLPSLLIDKGLSKAQAGNVGMVFQLVAFPSILLLTKWVSSNWNLRTLALLAAVGNLVGVFGFGFLPLQGWVWVWSIASGFGCGVIFTLCMMIFTLKSKDSQQAAELSGMAQTVGYSIAITGPIVTGWLKDLSHTWTLSMGFLTILMALNCVFSWLATQNKAIE